The following nucleotide sequence is from Borrelia sp. A-FGy1.
TGCAGAAAAATTTAGATTAAGCATTAAACCATATATAAACAAATATGCAATAAGCAAAAAAGACATCCTACCCTTAAGAAAATCTCCTGATAACTATAAGGACAACATAATATACAGAATCCCAAAGGATTCTATATTGAAGATAATAAGCATTGGAGAAAGAACAAAAGCTGGTTCTCTTCAAGGTAGATGGATATATCTTTTAACAAAAGATGGATATAAGGGTTATGTTTTTGACTATGCACTAGAAATTTTTGATAATATTACGGGTAAAATAATTACAAATCTACTAGACCAATCCTCACAGAACAATATAATAAATACATTTAAAAATATTAAATATTTAAGACCTCTTTACTATGAAAAAATGATTGCCAGGCGTACTTATGATAATATTCTATTTAAGAAAGACTATGGTTTATTTTTTACTCCACAAAATGAAATAAAAATAAATATTCCTGAATTAAGCTTAACTTTCAAATTTGATATTGTTGACTCCGTTAAACCAAACGGATTTTTATTCAGATCTAAAAATTCAGAAAAAGATTTTATTCTTATAGAAAAGGAATCCTTAAATCACTATAGCTCATATATAAAGGTCAAAGATCACGATCTTAAAGCAAAATTTGTCATTATTGAACAAATTATTGAAAAAATTATACTTGAAATAGAAAAACAAAATAAAAACTTAGTATACAAATTAACATCTTATGAAACATTAAAAAATGGAATATATGGAAATATTGAATTTAAAGAAGATGGTACTTTTATTTGGAAAACAGATCTAAAATTAAAAAATTTACCTAGTTCTGGAAAGTTTAAAATAATAGGACTTACTCCAAATTTACAAATTTCATATAAAAATGCTATAAAGCTTATTACTAATGATAATAAAGAATATTTTTGTTTATTAGACTATACGCAAAATGCTTTGCAACTCATATTTATAAGCCCTGAAAACGTTGAAGATGATATAATAATCGATGACAAAAATAAAATTGCAGTGATATTGTTCAGTAATGGGCATTCTGTTTAAACTAAATTTAAAAAATCTACCAAATTTGTTAAAGGTTAAGATTAATGTTAACAATATTGATATTATTAACACAATTTATTATATCTTTACATGCAAATGAAAATATTACAATGATACAAAAATTAGTAAAAACACTTTACCATACTACTAACCAAGAATATACAGCTAATAAAAAAAAAATAGACAATTTCATATTATCAATAAAATTAAATAATAACGATGATTTAAAATACCTACAAAATATAAAAAATGATTTTTTAATCATATCCATATATTTTAAAAATATAGAAGGAACTACTATTGCTCTAAATATTGGAGCAGAAATAAATTATCAATATAAACTATCTCCACTGACAATTTCAATAATCAACAACGATTTAGAAACCATAAAAAAATTAATAGACTATGGAATAAACATTAATAAAATAGATGAAACAGGACATCCACCAATATTTTGGGCAATATACTTAAATAACGAAGTAATATTCAAATTTTTAGCAGAAAAAGGAGCTGATTTAAGCTTTACTCTTAAAAATGGTAAAACACCTTTACAAGCTGCAGTAGAAATTGAAAATATCAATCTAATTAAATTATTACTTAAAAAAAATACTTATATTACTGACAATTATAAAAAAGAGATTAATAATCTCAAAAATAAAAACATAAGAAATATTTTTAATAAACACAAGAAAAATTTATATTAATAATATCTACTAGAAATTTCAATATTTTTATCTCTATCAAGCAGATCTTTATATACAAAAGATTTCTTACCAAGCTGTTCTTTCAAATCTCTTGGAAAAGGTGTATTTCTCCACATTACACCCCGAACCATTTTCTCAATCTTTTGTATTCCTTTACTTTCTTTATCTATCCAAAGAAAATAATCATCTAAGAAAAGATTTTTAATATTACCTTTTTTAATAAATTTAGAATAGTATTCATAATACTGACCAGTAATTCCTGTTTCCATCCATCTAAACGATGCCTGTTCTTTAGCAAGTTCCCACAAGAAATCTCCAATGCCCAAAATAATAGCTCTTCTTAAGTCCTTAGAATACATAGGAATCAATATCTTGCCTCGTCCTTTGGCTCGATTTTTAATATCTATAGGCTCCCAGCAAATCCCTCTATCACCATAAGACGGGATTAAGATAAAATAAGGAACTATTCTTAAAAAATCTCCTCTGTAATTTTTATGAAAAATTTTAGGTTGAATATCTTCAATATCTTTAACAAGTTGAATAACTCTTTCTCTACTACCAAAAAAATTAGGATTTGCAACTACATTACTCTTAAGCAATATTGGAAAATGATTTCCTCTAGGACCAATGGTAAGTTTATTAGCTTCCATTAAAGAAGCAACCTCCTCTACTGCAATGTTAGATGAAACAGAAACATCAATATCTTGAATTTTATTCTTAATCTCAACAAGTTCCTTATTTGACTCTTTAATTTTAGAAATCAAAGACGTAACTTCTTTGCTAGCTTTAATAAGATCATCAATATAATTAGAAGCATAATTTAAAGGCTTTAAAATATCATCAGAATAAAACCTTCTTATCCCAAACTCAGAGATAAAATTTTCATGAGATGTATCATCAATAAATAAAAATTCAAACATATTCTTTAATTTGCTAATAGCCTCAACTCTTATTGCATCGTTCCTTTTAAGACTACTCCTTAAAAAATCAATATTGGCTAATAGCTTCTCTTGCTTATTAAGCAATATGTTTTTCATATCTTTATCTTTAATGCTATTCACTGGTTCATCCACAGCAAGCTTTCTGAACTTTAAATCATTAACTCCATATATCCATTCATCAAAATAAATAAAAGGTTCATTATAATTATTATCCCAAATGGTTTTTGAAATTAAAGATTTAAGTTCGCTACCAAGAGCATTTGGCAGAAGAGCTGCAAACCTAAATAAAACTTTCTGCTCTTGAGTTAAATTTAAAATATTTTTAGCAATTGATTTCAAAAATTTCCAATAAACATTAATTATCTGACTATATTTATCATTCTTATTGCATTCTTCTGTTGAAGAAGGATTTAAATAATCTAATAATAACTTATGAAGCCTAGAACCAATCTCTCTATCGCTTAAGATAAGATTCTTATAATAATCATCAGTAAAAAAATATTTATCATGTTCTTCTAAGTTAAGAATTTCGGGCAACCTTAAATTTAAACCTGTATTAACTAAATCTGGATACTTATACAAGACCTTCTCCCAAAAACCGAACTGTAAATGACATCTATTAATAAATAGTAATACCAAAGTTTATATTTACCAAAAAATCTAGTAAGATTGATATACTATAGAATTCTATTTTTTAAAAACTTCTAAGGATAAATTATGAACACAAAAGTAAAATTTTTTCTAACAATACCTATTGGAATATTTATTGGACTCTTTTTTCCCTCTGATATTTACAATGCACTATCTCACATTTTTATAAGACTTGCTTACTTCTCCTTGATTCCTTTTTTAATATTCTCAATACCACTCGGAATAGAAAATATTATTGAAAACAAACAATTCAAAAAACTATTTGGAAAAACAATTTATTATGGAATTTTAATCAACGCCATGGGAGTAATTACCTCAATCACAGTCGCAACAATATATATCCCACAAAGAATTCCAATTTTAGATAAAAATATTAAAAATTTATACATATTTGTTAAATCAGAATTTCTTGAAACATTTTTTCCAAAAAATATTTTTACAATACTTACAAGTAACAATCCAAATCTTTTAAGTATTTACATTATCTCAATAATTATTGGTACTAGTTTTTACTATGCAAAACAAAAGGGAAGAATTGCCAGAGAACTTATTTTAAGTACTTCAAACCTTTTTTATAATGCAAATGGAATAGTAGTTAATATATTAAATTTCGGGATCATTTTTATCACAGCAGCATATACTAGCAACTTAAGAAATTTTAAAGATTATCAATACTACTTAAATAGTATATTATTTTTCACATCATGGACACTTATTATTATCTTAATAATAATTCCAATAATTAGTTACAAATTAACTAAAAACTTTAAATTAGCATATCAAAGCATAACAATCT
It contains:
- a CDS encoding ankyrin repeat domain-containing protein translates to MLTILILLTQFIISLHANENITMIQKLVKTLYHTTNQEYTANKKKIDNFILSIKLNNNDDLKYLQNIKNDFLIISIYFKNIEGTTIALNIGAEINYQYKLSPLTISIINNDLETIKKLIDYGININKIDETGHPPIFWAIYLNNEVIFKFLAEKGADLSFTLKNGKTPLQAAVEIENINLIKLLLKKNTYITDNYKKEINNLKNKNIRNIFNKHKKNLY
- a CDS encoding cation:dicarboxylase symporter family transporter produces the protein MNTKVKFFLTIPIGIFIGLFFPSDIYNALSHIFIRLAYFSLIPFLIFSIPLGIENIIENKQFKKLFGKTIYYGILINAMGVITSITVATIYIPQRIPILDKNIKNLYIFVKSEFLETFFPKNIFTILTSNNPNLLSIYIISIIIGTSFYYAKQKGRIARELILSTSNLFYNANGIVVNILNFGIIFITAAYTSNLRNFKDYQYYLNSILFFTSWTLIIILIIIPIISYKLTKNFKLAYQSITISFQNIIFAGLTMDSYSPYSVLIEDIKNERINIKKSIITNIPLINFISKFGTIFISTISFFIILKSYSSLPISIYEISYISTLAFIFIFAFPHIPNNLTYIITMLCSTYTKGIELSYSNITPILPLLTSLALMIDFTLNVTIIYIVNFNELRET